From one Rhodanobacteraceae bacterium genomic stretch:
- the glmM gene encoding phosphoglucosamine mutase produces the protein MTERHYFGTDGIRGRVGEEPITAEFALRLGRAAGQVLRQRFERPRVLIGKDTRLSGYMLESALEAGLAAAGADVVLLGPMPTPAVAFLTRSQRASAGIVISASHNPYEDNGIKFFSSDGEKLDDAVELGIEAALDAPAAMVSPRDLGKATRMPDANGRYIEFLKSRLDSGLDALVGTRIVVDAAHGAAYRIAPRLFEELGFHVDAIGASPNGYNINAGHGATDLTALRAEVTRTGAALGLALDGDADRLMAITADGRLVDGDDIVYVLARHWQQRGVLRGPVVGTVMTNLGIELALRALGIGFERAAVGDRYVHQRLRETGGLLGGEASGHVICRHKASTGDGLMSALLLLEVLNDTGRALSDLVGDLHRFPQKTINVRVARNARQLLQAVEIAQARDDVAAALGADGRLILRASGTEPLIRVTVEARDGAMVERHAQQLADVVRRTADELATP, from the coding sequence ATGACTGAACGACACTATTTCGGAACCGACGGGATCCGCGGGCGGGTGGGCGAGGAGCCGATCACCGCGGAATTTGCGCTGCGCCTCGGGCGCGCGGCTGGGCAGGTGCTGCGGCAGCGCTTCGAGCGCCCGCGCGTGCTGATCGGCAAGGACACGCGGCTCTCCGGCTACATGCTGGAATCGGCGCTGGAGGCCGGCCTGGCGGCGGCCGGTGCCGACGTGGTGCTGCTCGGGCCGATGCCGACGCCGGCAGTGGCCTTCCTCACGCGCAGCCAGCGCGCGAGCGCCGGGATTGTCATCAGCGCGTCGCACAATCCCTATGAAGACAATGGCATCAAGTTCTTCTCGTCCGACGGCGAGAAACTGGACGATGCAGTGGAACTGGGGATCGAGGCTGCACTCGACGCGCCGGCAGCGATGGTGTCGCCGCGCGACCTGGGCAAGGCCACGCGCATGCCGGATGCCAATGGCCGCTACATCGAGTTCCTGAAATCGCGCCTGGACAGCGGGCTGGATGCGCTGGTCGGCACGCGCATCGTGGTCGACGCCGCGCACGGCGCGGCTTACCGCATCGCGCCGCGGTTGTTCGAGGAACTGGGCTTCCATGTCGACGCGATCGGCGCGTCGCCCAATGGCTACAACATCAACGCCGGCCACGGCGCGACCGACCTGACCGCGCTGCGCGCCGAAGTGACCCGCACCGGCGCTGCGCTCGGGCTGGCACTGGACGGCGACGCCGACCGCCTGATGGCGATCACGGCCGACGGCCGGTTGGTCGATGGCGACGATATCGTCTACGTGCTGGCGCGTCACTGGCAGCAGCGCGGGGTGCTGCGCGGGCCGGTGGTCGGCACGGTGATGACGAATCTCGGGATCGAACTGGCGCTTCGTGCGCTCGGGATCGGTTTCGAGCGTGCCGCGGTCGGCGACCGCTACGTGCACCAACGCCTGCGCGAGACCGGCGGACTGCTTGGCGGCGAGGCCTCGGGCCATGTGATCTGCCGCCACAAGGCGAGCACCGGCGACGGCCTGATGAGCGCGTTGCTGCTGCTGGAAGTGCTCAACGACACCGGCCGCGCGCTGTCCGACCTGGTCGGCGATTTGCACCGGTTCCCGCAGAAGACGATCAATGTGCGGGTGGCGCGCAATGCGCGGCAGTTGCTGCAGGCCGTCGAGATCGCTCAGGCTCGCGACGATGTGGCGGCAGCGCTCGGCGCCGACGGACGCCTGATCCTGCGCGCCTCGGGCACCGAGCCGCTGATCCGCGTGACGGTTGAGGCGCGCGATGGTGCGATGGTGGAGCGCCACGCGCAGCAACTGGCCGACGTGGTGCGGCGAACGGCGGACGAGTTGGCCACGCCCTGA
- the folP gene encoding dihydropteroate synthase, which yields MFEAPKPTLDCRGRLLILDRPRILGVVNVTPDSFSDGGQHADTAAAVAHALRLVDEGADALDIGGESTRPGAVEVSLDEELRRVIPVIEEVAARCSVPISIDTRKPEVMRAAVAAGAGWINDVSALRGEGALDAAADTGAAICLMHMQGEPGSMQQAPHYEDVCAEVQRFLADRILACQFAGIDKKRIVIDPGFGFGKTLAHNLELLARLESFRALDCPLMAGLSRKRSIGDLTGRSDPAQRVHGSVAAALIAAQRGAVVLRVHDVAATRDALAVWEAVRAIAPLAPPKPKSPLAGLFDDD from the coding sequence ATGTTCGAAGCGCCCAAACCCACGCTCGATTGCCGCGGCCGGCTCCTGATCCTGGACCGGCCGCGGATCCTCGGGGTGGTCAACGTCACCCCCGACTCCTTCTCGGATGGCGGCCAGCATGCGGACACCGCGGCCGCTGTCGCGCACGCGCTGAGGCTGGTCGATGAGGGCGCGGATGCGCTCGACATCGGCGGCGAATCGACCCGCCCGGGTGCGGTCGAGGTGTCGCTGGACGAAGAACTGCGCCGGGTGATCCCGGTCATCGAAGAAGTTGCCGCGCGCTGCTCCGTGCCGATTTCGATCGACACGCGCAAGCCTGAGGTCATGCGTGCGGCCGTCGCGGCCGGCGCCGGCTGGATCAACGACGTGTCCGCGCTGCGCGGCGAGGGCGCGCTCGACGCCGCGGCGGACACTGGTGCGGCAATCTGCCTGATGCACATGCAGGGCGAGCCAGGCTCGATGCAGCAGGCGCCGCACTACGAGGACGTCTGCGCCGAGGTGCAGCGTTTCCTCGCGGATCGCATCCTGGCCTGCCAGTTTGCCGGTATCGACAAGAAGCGGATCGTCATCGATCCGGGCTTCGGCTTCGGCAAGACTCTGGCGCATAACCTGGAACTGCTGGCGCGGCTGGAGAGTTTTCGCGCGCTCGACTGCCCTCTGATGGCCGGCCTGTCGCGCAAGCGCAGCATCGGCGATCTGACCGGCCGTAGCGATCCCGCGCAGCGCGTGCACGGCTCGGTGGCCGCGGCGCTGATCGCGGCACAACGCGGCGCCGTCGTCCTGCGCGTGCATGATGTCGCCGCTACCCGCGATGCGCTGGCGGTGTGGGAGGCAGTGCGCGCGATTGCGCCGCTGGCGCCGCCCAAGCCGAAGTCGCCGCTGGCAGGGCTGTTCGACGACGACTAG
- the ftsH gene encoding ATP-dependent zinc metalloprotease FtsH → MKNLLLWTVIALVLLGVFRSFGPSPGISAGLSYSDFLAKVEREQVLEVKIAEDRKITGKMQDGQPFELYAPEDPRLVETLIANNVKVVQSAPDTGFSLLGLLLNLLPVLLLIGFWIFVMRQMQGGGGGRGAMSFGKSRARLQGEDQVKVTFADVAGVDEAKEEVHELVEFLRDPGKFQKLGGKIPRGVLMVGPPGTGKTLLAKAIAGEAKVPFFIISGSDFVEMFVGVGASRVRDMFEQAKKHAPCIIFIDEIDAVGRHRGAGLGGGHDEREQTLNQLLVEMDGFEGSEGIIVIAATNRPDVLDPALLRPGRFDRQVVVGLPDVRGREQILKVHMRKVPLADDVRPSVIARGTPGFSGADLANLVNEAALFAARDNSRDVAMTHFERAKDKILMGAERRSMVMSEDEKRLTAYHEAGHAIIGRVVPEHDPVYKVSIIPRGRALGVTMFLPEGDRYSHSRTWLESQICSLYGGRLAEELIFGHGKVTTGASNDIMRATQLARNMVTKWGMSDQLGPLMYGDEEEELFLGRSITQHKTVSPETAEMIDSEVRALIDRCYNTSKQILLDNMDKMHSMAQALMKYETIDATQIDAIMAGRDVPPPSDWTEGDGGSPNTPTKPTAPVTPTATPAPQT, encoded by the coding sequence ATGAAGAACCTGCTGCTGTGGACGGTGATCGCACTGGTCCTGCTCGGCGTGTTCCGCAGTTTCGGGCCAAGCCCCGGCATCAGTGCCGGCTTGTCCTACTCCGACTTCCTTGCGAAGGTCGAGCGCGAGCAAGTGCTCGAGGTCAAGATCGCGGAGGACCGCAAGATCACCGGCAAGATGCAGGACGGCCAGCCCTTCGAGCTGTATGCGCCGGAAGACCCGCGGCTGGTCGAGACCCTGATCGCCAATAACGTCAAGGTGGTGCAGTCGGCGCCGGACACCGGCTTTTCGCTGCTCGGCCTGCTCCTGAACCTGCTGCCGGTGCTGCTGCTGATCGGTTTCTGGATCTTCGTCATGCGCCAGATGCAGGGTGGCGGCGGTGGCCGTGGTGCGATGAGCTTCGGCAAGAGCCGCGCGCGGCTGCAGGGAGAGGACCAGGTCAAGGTCACCTTCGCTGACGTCGCGGGCGTGGACGAGGCCAAGGAAGAAGTGCACGAGCTGGTCGAGTTCCTGCGCGACCCCGGCAAGTTCCAGAAACTCGGCGGCAAGATTCCGCGCGGCGTGCTGATGGTCGGCCCGCCGGGCACCGGCAAGACCCTGCTCGCCAAGGCCATCGCCGGCGAGGCCAAGGTGCCGTTTTTCATCATTTCCGGCTCGGACTTCGTCGAGATGTTTGTCGGCGTCGGCGCCAGTCGCGTGCGCGACATGTTCGAGCAGGCCAAGAAGCACGCGCCGTGCATCATCTTCATCGACGAAATCGATGCGGTCGGCCGTCACCGCGGCGCCGGCCTGGGCGGCGGTCACGACGAGCGCGAGCAGACGCTCAACCAGTTGCTGGTCGAGATGGATGGTTTCGAGGGTTCCGAGGGGATCATCGTGATCGCCGCGACCAACCGCCCGGACGTGCTCGACCCGGCGCTGCTGCGCCCGGGCCGCTTCGACCGCCAGGTGGTGGTCGGCCTGCCGGATGTGCGCGGCCGCGAGCAGATCCTCAAGGTGCACATGCGCAAGGTGCCGCTGGCCGACGACGTGCGCCCGAGCGTGATCGCGCGCGGTACGCCGGGCTTCTCCGGCGCGGACCTCGCCAACCTGGTCAACGAGGCGGCGCTGTTCGCCGCGCGCGACAACTCGCGTGACGTGGCCATGACGCACTTCGAGCGCGCCAAGGACAAGATCCTGATGGGTGCGGAACGCCGCTCGATGGTGATGAGCGAGGACGAGAAGCGCCTGACCGCGTACCACGAGGCCGGCCACGCGATCATCGGCCGCGTGGTGCCGGAGCACGATCCGGTCTACAAGGTCTCGATCATCCCGCGCGGGCGTGCACTCGGCGTGACCATGTTCCTGCCCGAGGGCGACCGCTACAGCCACAGCCGCACCTGGCTGGAGAGCCAGATCTGCTCGCTGTACGGCGGACGCCTGGCCGAGGAACTGATCTTCGGCCACGGCAAGGTCACCACCGGCGCCTCCAATGACATCATGCGCGCCACCCAACTGGCGCGGAACATGGTCACCAAGTGGGGCATGTCCGACCAGCTCGGCCCGCTGATGTACGGCGACGAGGAGGAAGAGCTGTTCCTCGGACGCTCGATCACCCAGCACAAGACCGTCTCGCCGGAAACCGCCGAGATGATCGACAGCGAGGTGCGCGCGCTGATCGACCGCTGCTACAACACCTCCAAGCAGATCCTGCTCGACAACATGGACAAGATGCACTCCATGGCGCAGGCGCTGATGAAGTACGAGACCATCGACGCGACCCAGATCGACGCGATCATGGCGGGCCGCGACGTGCCGCCGCCGTCGGACTGGACCGAAGGCGATGGCGGCAGCCCGAACACGCCGACCAAGCCCACCGCGCCGGTGACACCGACGGCGACGCCCGCGCCGCAGACCTGA
- the rlmE gene encoding 23S rRNA (uridine(2552)-2'-O)-methyltransferase RlmE — MARSKSSGRWLNEHFNDPYVRRAHVEGMRSRAAYKLEELLERDLVLRPGMVVVDLGAAPGGWSQVAQEWLKGKGRVIALDILEMDPLPGVEFIHGDFTQDEVLAQLEQTLGDAKVDLVLSDMAPNMSGVASVDQARSMLLAELALDFAKAHLRRGGGYLVKLFQGEGFDAYVKLMRAAFDKVHLRKPKASRGRSREIYALATGFKDSGA; from the coding sequence ATGGCGCGCAGCAAGAGCAGCGGTCGCTGGCTCAACGAGCACTTCAACGATCCCTACGTGCGCCGCGCGCACGTCGAGGGCATGCGCTCGCGCGCCGCCTACAAGCTGGAGGAACTGCTGGAGCGGGACCTGGTCCTGCGCCCAGGCATGGTGGTGGTCGACCTCGGTGCCGCCCCGGGTGGCTGGAGCCAGGTGGCGCAGGAATGGCTGAAGGGCAAGGGCCGGGTAATCGCGCTCGACATCCTGGAGATGGATCCGCTGCCTGGGGTCGAATTCATCCACGGCGATTTCACCCAGGACGAGGTGCTGGCGCAACTGGAGCAAACCCTGGGGGATGCGAAAGTCGATCTTGTGTTGTCCGACATGGCCCCCAACATGAGCGGTGTGGCCTCGGTGGATCAGGCGCGCTCGATGCTGCTGGCGGAACTGGCGCTCGATTTCGCCAAGGCGCACCTGCGGCGCGGTGGCGGATATCTGGTGAAGTTGTTCCAGGGTGAAGGCTTTGACGCTTACGTCAAGTTGATGCGGGCAGCATTCGACAAGGTGCACCTGCGCAAGCCCAAGGCCTCACGCGGTCGCAGCCGCGAGATCTACGCGCTGGCGACCGGGTTCAAGGATTCGGGTGCGTGA
- the yhbY gene encoding ribosome assembly RNA-binding protein YhbY, with translation MALKNAQKRFLRGLTHGLNPVVMVADRGLAPSVMKEVEIALDHHELIKVRVSVGDREERDALVAELLKSTGAELVHKIGHVVSIFRRNRAEPKIELP, from the coding sequence ATGGCTCTCAAAAATGCGCAGAAGCGCTTCCTGCGCGGACTGACCCACGGCCTGAATCCGGTGGTGATGGTGGCCGATCGCGGCCTGGCGCCGAGCGTGATGAAGGAAGTGGAGATCGCGCTCGATCATCACGAACTGATCAAGGTCCGCGTCAGTGTGGGCGATCGCGAGGAGCGCGACGCGCTGGTCGCCGAGTTGCTCAAGTCCACCGGCGCCGAACTGGTGCACAAGATCGGCCATGTGGTGAGCATCTTCCGGCGCAACCGCGCCGAGCCGAAGATCGAGCTGCCCTGA
- a CDS encoding phosphoenolpyruvate carboxykinase (GTP), whose protein sequence is MGSRLDVLNLWVQEVAQLTQPDAIRWCDGSESERRELEALMVERGDLLPLNPQTHPDCFLHRSHPSDVARVEHLTFVCTRHAEDAGPNNNWMAPADAHAKMDALFEGCMRGRTMYVVPYCMGPIDSPYSRCGVEITDSPYVVANMRIMTRMGSQALARIEREGRFVRGLHSIGELDPARRFIMHFPEDLTIESFGSGYGGNALLGKKCHALRIASWQAREEGWLAEHMLIVGIQNPQGQTHYVAAAFPSACGKTNLAMLIPPETHPGWKVWTVGDDICWLHPGPDGRLYAINPESGFFGVAPGTSHKTNRNAVNTLGHDAIFTNVAVTADNRPWWEGLSDERPEKDWQGRDYDPANGPAAHPNSRFTVSMRQCPSFTPEADNPAGVPISAIIFGGRRESLVPLVFEARDWNHGVLVGASMASETTAAATGAVGVVRRDSMAMKPFCGYNFADYFGHWLSFNERLTHLPKIFHVNWFRKDENGKFLWPGFGDNLRVLQWIIGRCTGAADAIETPIGYLPRREDLDLRGLEHLNGALDKLLAVDAEGWRREAAEIGGYLQSFGDRVPAPLWQEHAKLSSALS, encoded by the coding sequence ATGGGCTCCCGCCTGGATGTGCTGAATCTTTGGGTGCAGGAAGTCGCGCAGCTGACCCAGCCTGATGCGATTCGCTGGTGTGACGGCAGCGAGAGCGAGCGTCGCGAGCTGGAGGCGCTGATGGTCGAACGCGGCGATTTGCTGCCGCTGAACCCGCAGACGCACCCCGATTGCTTCCTGCATCGCTCGCACCCGTCGGATGTGGCGCGCGTCGAGCACCTGACCTTCGTTTGCACCCGTCATGCCGAGGATGCCGGCCCGAACAACAACTGGATGGCGCCCGCCGACGCCCACGCCAAGATGGACGCGCTGTTCGAAGGCTGCATGCGCGGGCGCACGATGTACGTGGTGCCTTACTGCATGGGGCCGATCGATTCGCCATATTCGCGCTGCGGCGTCGAGATCACCGACAGCCCCTACGTGGTGGCCAACATGCGCATCATGACGCGGATGGGCAGCCAGGCGCTGGCGCGCATCGAGCGCGAGGGACGCTTCGTCCGCGGCCTGCATTCGATCGGGGAGCTCGATCCCGCGCGCCGCTTCATCATGCACTTTCCCGAGGATCTCACCATCGAGAGCTTCGGCTCCGGCTACGGTGGCAATGCGCTGCTCGGCAAGAAGTGCCATGCGCTGCGCATCGCCAGTTGGCAGGCGCGCGAAGAAGGCTGGCTGGCCGAGCATATGCTGATCGTCGGCATCCAGAATCCGCAGGGACAGACGCATTACGTCGCGGCGGCGTTCCCATCGGCTTGCGGCAAGACCAACCTGGCCATGCTGATTCCGCCGGAAACCCATCCGGGCTGGAAGGTATGGACGGTGGGCGACGACATCTGCTGGTTGCACCCGGGCCCGGATGGCCGGCTGTATGCGATCAATCCGGAATCCGGCTTCTTCGGCGTGGCGCCGGGTACCAGCCACAAGACCAACCGCAATGCCGTGAATACGCTTGGTCACGATGCGATCTTCACCAATGTTGCGGTGACGGCGGACAATCGCCCGTGGTGGGAAGGCCTTTCTGACGAGCGTCCGGAGAAAGATTGGCAGGGACGCGACTACGACCCGGCCAATGGTCCGGCGGCGCATCCGAATTCCCGCTTCACGGTGTCGATGCGCCAGTGCCCCAGCTTCACGCCGGAAGCCGACAACCCGGCCGGCGTGCCGATCTCAGCGATCATCTTCGGTGGCCGGCGCGAATCGCTGGTGCCGCTGGTGTTCGAGGCACGTGACTGGAATCATGGCGTGCTGGTTGGCGCGTCGATGGCGTCGGAAACCACGGCTGCGGCGACCGGTGCGGTCGGCGTGGTGCGCCGCGATTCGATGGCGATGAAGCCCTTCTGCGGCTACAACTTCGCCGACTACTTCGGACACTGGTTGTCGTTCAACGAACGCCTGACGCACCTGCCGAAAATCTTCCATGTCAACTGGTTCCGCAAGGACGAGAACGGCAAGTTCCTGTGGCCGGGCTTCGGCGACAATCTGCGCGTGCTGCAGTGGATCATCGGGCGTTGCACCGGCGCGGCCGATGCCATTGAGACGCCGATCGGCTACCTGCCGCGCCGCGAAGACCTGGACCTGCGTGGCCTGGAACACCTCAACGGCGCCCTCGACAAGCTGCTCGCGGTGGACGCGGAAGGCTGGCGTCGGGAAGCGGCGGAGATTGGCGGCTACCTGCAGAGCTTCGGCGACCGGGTGCCGGCGCCGCTGTGGCAGGAACACGCGAAACTGAGCAGCGCCCTGTCCTGA
- a CDS encoding TetR/AcrR family transcriptional regulator: MTNALASARVAPERAEKQRLTAQDWELAALELMAEEGVAAVAVESLARRLGVTKGSFYWHFSQRDALIEAALKRWEETDTHNLVARVESIENPGKRLRELFRLTSREMRSHKIYAALLKAADHPVVAPVMDRVSQERMAYLARVFQQAGMDVESATHRARLAYSAYVGLLQLTLQFRSSRLSTEAFDAYVGHMIDTLIPAE, encoded by the coding sequence ATGACGAACGCACTTGCCAGCGCGCGGGTCGCACCCGAACGCGCCGAGAAACAACGACTGACCGCCCAGGACTGGGAACTCGCCGCGCTCGAGCTGATGGCCGAGGAGGGTGTCGCCGCGGTGGCGGTCGAATCCCTTGCGCGCCGGCTGGGCGTTACCAAAGGCAGCTTCTACTGGCATTTCAGCCAGCGCGATGCCTTGATCGAGGCGGCGCTCAAGCGCTGGGAGGAGACCGACACGCACAACCTGGTGGCGCGCGTCGAGTCCATCGAGAACCCCGGCAAGCGTCTGCGCGAGTTGTTCCGCCTGACCAGCCGCGAGATGCGCTCGCACAAGATCTACGCAGCGCTGCTGAAGGCCGCCGACCACCCGGTGGTGGCGCCAGTGATGGACCGGGTGTCGCAGGAGCGCATGGCCTACCTGGCGCGGGTGTTCCAGCAGGCTGGCATGGATGTCGAGTCCGCCACCCATCGCGCGCGCCTGGCTTACTCGGCCTATGTGGGCCTGTTGCAGCTGACCCTGCAGTTCCGCTCCTCGCGGTTGAGCACCGAGGCCTTCGATGCCTATGTCGGCCACATGATCGACACGCTGATTCCAGCCGAATAG
- a CDS encoding alpha/beta fold hydrolase, whose translation MESATPPAARPPLPSRLQRHRGRGDLSLALEHYGEHAAPTLLFAHGFGQNRHAWRGTATQLGQEGWHGIAIDGRGHGDSEWAPAGDYRMEHFAEDLAAIARSVPDLPILVGASMGGLLGLLVEGEAPANVFRAMVLVDVTPRWETEGVGRILDFMAKHPEGFDSLEHAADEVARYLPHRDRKNPERLRSQLRQHPDGRWRWHWDPRLLGHVAREAESYIPRLQAAARQVEGPVLLLSGGRSDVVSARTIEEFMQLVPHAEHVCIEDATHMVVGDRNDVFTREISRFLERFRP comes from the coding sequence ATGGAAAGCGCCACCCCGCCTGCCGCCCGCCCGCCCCTGCCGTCCAGACTGCAGCGGCACCGCGGTCGCGGCGATTTGTCGCTGGCGCTCGAGCACTATGGCGAGCACGCCGCGCCCACCCTGCTGTTCGCCCATGGTTTTGGCCAGAACCGCCATGCCTGGCGCGGCACCGCCACCCAACTGGGGCAGGAAGGCTGGCACGGCATCGCGATCGACGGCCGCGGCCACGGCGACTCGGAGTGGGCGCCCGCGGGCGACTACCGGATGGAGCACTTCGCCGAAGACCTCGCCGCGATTGCCCGCTCGGTGCCCGACCTGCCGATCCTGGTCGGCGCCTCGATGGGCGGCCTGCTGGGACTGCTTGTCGAGGGCGAAGCACCGGCGAACGTGTTCCGCGCGATGGTGCTGGTCGACGTGACCCCACGCTGGGAGACCGAGGGCGTCGGCCGCATCCTCGATTTCATGGCGAAGCACCCGGAAGGCTTCGACTCCCTCGAACACGCCGCCGACGAAGTCGCGCGCTATTTGCCGCACCGCGACCGCAAGAACCCGGAACGCCTGCGCAGCCAGTTGCGCCAACACCCGGACGGCCGCTGGCGCTGGCACTGGGATCCGCGCCTGCTCGGGCACGTGGCGCGCGAGGCCGAGAGCTACATCCCCAGGCTGCAGGCCGCGGCGCGCCAGGTGGAAGGTCCGGTGCTGCTGCTGAGCGGCGGTCGCAGCGACGTGGTGTCGGCGCGCACCATCGAGGAATTCATGCAACTGGTGCCGCATGCCGAGCATGTGTGCATCGAGGACGCCACCCACATGGTGGTCGGCGACCGCAATGACGTGTTCACCCGGGAGATATCCCGGTTCCTTGAGCGTTTCAGACCCTGA